A single window of Paludibacter jiangxiensis DNA harbors:
- a CDS encoding xylulokinase: protein MYLLGIDVGSSSVKASLVNAENGKCVASDFSPKVEMEITALKSGWAEQHPDSWWNNFKAALKNILSESGVNSSDIKAIGISYQMHGLVLVDKNQQVLRPSIIWCDSRAVPYGEKAFKGIGEEQCLSHLLNSPGNFTASKLAWVKENEPELFAKIDKIMLPGDYIAMKLTGDITTTVSGLSEGIFWDFQNNCVSEDILNYYGFDKSIIPAILPTFAEQGKVTAFAAKELGLAEGTPVTYRAGDQPNNALSLNVFNPGEIAATAGTSGVVYGVNGNVKYDPQSRVNTFAHVNHTSESTRLGVLLCVNGTGILNSWMKKNVAPENMSYKEIDAMAEKIAIGSGGISILPFGNGAERMLGNKETGCSIHGINFNKHGKAEILRAAQEGIVFAFAYGMEVMQGMGIDTRIIRAGFANMFMSSIFRDTLAGVTGATIELFNTDGSVGAAKGAGIGAGIYKSNVEAFSTLEKLKSTEPDAKNETAYKEAYELWKSKL from the coding sequence ATGTATCTATTAGGCATCGACGTAGGCAGTTCGTCTGTAAAAGCTTCATTAGTAAACGCAGAAAACGGTAAGTGTGTAGCTTCCGATTTTTCTCCAAAAGTAGAAATGGAAATCACAGCCCTGAAATCGGGATGGGCAGAACAACACCCTGATAGCTGGTGGAACAATTTCAAAGCCGCATTAAAAAATATACTTTCCGAATCGGGCGTAAACAGTAGCGACATTAAAGCCATCGGTATTTCCTATCAGATGCACGGATTGGTACTTGTTGACAAAAATCAACAGGTATTGCGTCCTTCTATCATTTGGTGCGACAGCCGTGCTGTACCCTACGGCGAAAAAGCATTCAAAGGTATCGGCGAAGAACAATGCCTTTCTCACCTACTCAACTCTCCGGGAAACTTTACAGCATCCAAACTGGCCTGGGTAAAAGAAAACGAGCCTGAATTATTTGCCAAAATTGATAAAATAATGCTTCCGGGCGACTATATTGCCATGAAGCTGACAGGCGATATCACCACTACTGTTTCCGGTCTTTCTGAAGGTATCTTCTGGGATTTTCAAAACAACTGTGTATCAGAAGACATTCTCAACTATTACGGGTTCGACAAATCGATTATCCCTGCCATTTTGCCCACCTTTGCAGAACAAGGCAAAGTGACTGCTTTTGCAGCTAAAGAACTGGGTCTTGCAGAAGGCACCCCTGTCACCTACCGTGCCGGCGACCAGCCAAACAATGCATTATCACTCAATGTATTTAACCCGGGCGAAATCGCAGCAACAGCAGGAACCTCGGGTGTTGTGTATGGTGTCAACGGCAATGTAAAATACGATCCACAATCACGTGTAAATACATTTGCTCACGTAAATCACACTTCAGAGTCAACACGACTCGGCGTATTGCTTTGCGTAAACGGCACTGGAATCCTTAATTCCTGGATGAAAAAGAACGTTGCTCCCGAAAATATGTCTTACAAGGAAATTGATGCAATGGCAGAAAAAATCGCCATTGGTTCAGGCGGAATCTCTATTCTTCCTTTTGGAAACGGAGCTGAACGTATGCTGGGCAATAAAGAAACCGGTTGTTCCATTCATGGCATCAACTTCAACAAACATGGCAAAGCTGAAATTTTGCGTGCTGCACAGGAAGGCATCGTGTTCGCATTTGCTTATGGCATGGAAGTTATGCAGGGAATGGGCATCGACACCCGTATCATCCGTGCAGGATTTGCCAACATGTTTATGAGTTCTATTTTCCGCGATACACTGGCCGGAGTAACCGGAGCCACCATCGAATTATTCAATACTGATGGTTCTGTAGGTGCTGCCAAGGGAGCCGGAATTGGTGCAGGGATCTACAAATCGAATGTTGAAGCATTCTCAACTCTCGAAAAGCTGAAATCAACAGAACCGGATGCCAAGAATGAAACGGCATACAAAGAAGCTTACGAGCTCTGGAAATCGAAACTTTAA
- a CDS encoding NUDIX hydrolase, whose protein sequence is MQETSLYPHVSVDCAIFGFDGEQLKILLITRTGESEEGRYSDMKLPGSVIYESENLDDAAYRVLYELTGIKNIYLQQFRSFGSPDRTKHPRDIVWLENAIHMKIGRIITVAYVALIKINQKLRGFADGYEAHWCNLSEIGQLAFDHNEVVEGALNYVRKKIEEDPTGMYELLPKKFTEAELRNLHEVIFGEKVDIRNFHKKFISLNYIIPLEEKQQNVAHRAARYYRFDKIIYNKSHR, encoded by the coding sequence ATGCAAGAAACATCACTCTATCCTCACGTATCTGTTGACTGCGCCATTTTCGGATTCGACGGAGAACAATTGAAGATTTTGCTGATCACCCGTACGGGAGAAAGCGAAGAAGGTCGTTATAGTGACATGAAGCTTCCCGGAAGTGTGATCTATGAAAGCGAAAATCTTGACGATGCAGCCTATCGCGTTCTTTACGAACTAACCGGCATCAAAAACATTTACCTGCAACAATTTCGCAGTTTCGGTTCTCCGGACAGAACCAAGCATCCCCGTGATATCGTTTGGCTGGAGAATGCCATCCACATGAAAATCGGGCGTATTATCACCGTTGCTTACGTAGCGTTAATCAAAATCAATCAAAAGCTGAGAGGCTTTGCCGATGGATACGAAGCGCACTGGTGCAATTTATCCGAAATAGGACAACTGGCTTTTGATCACAACGAAGTTGTTGAAGGTGCCCTAAATTATGTCCGCAAAAAAATAGAAGAAGACCCGACTGGAATGTACGAGCTTCTGCCTAAGAAATTCACTGAGGCCGAGTTGAGAAACCTGCATGAAGTCATTTTCGGAGAGAAAGTGGATATACGCAATTTCCACAAAAAATTCATTTCTCTCAATTATATCATTCCATTGGAAGAGAAGCAACAAAATGTGGCTCACCGTGCTGCACGTTATTATCGCTTTGACAAAATAATTTACAACAAATCTCACAGGTAA
- a CDS encoding glycoside hydrolase family 3 C-terminal domain-containing protein, producing the protein MKRFRFLSSLLFAGAFCTSLFAQQFPYQDPSKTVDERVADLVSRMTLQEKAYQMMNSAPGIERLGLLPFEWWNEALHGVARTGRATVFPQNIGLAATFDPDLVKRIGEAISDEAWAKFNIAQRMQNYGKYTGLTFYAPNINIFRDPRWGRGQETYGEDPYLTSRMGIAYVQGMQGNDPHFLKTAACAKHYVVHSGPEASRHSFDAEPPMKDFMETYTPAFEALVKEGNVQSVMCAYNRTFGKPCCGSSFLLSELLRKRWGFQGYITTDCDAITNFYKHHGAAKYEADACALAIKSGVNLDCGNEFQSLPEAVKRGLITEKEIDQALSKLLVTRFKLGLLDPVNNNPYSKIGEEVIGCKKHVDLAYEAAAKSIVLLQNKNNLLPLKKEIKSIFVTGPYAASQDVLMGNYNGVSDHLTTVLEAIVGKVSAGTSVFYRQGVEPSAPNQNASNYAFGEGANSDVIVGVFGVSGVFEGEEGESTASNTLGDRLNLNIPQNQLDFLRTMKQRSKKPIVLILTGGSPVCTAELSEIADAIIFVWYPGQEGGRAVADALFGDVNPSGRLAITFPKSVDQLPAFDDYSMKGRTYRYMTAEPLYPFGFGLSYTSFQYSDIAIDKAKIKKGETVTITTKVTNTGKSDGEEVVQLYVTDVKASTRVPLYSLDGVKRLKLKSGESQTVSFQITPRMMELVNDNGDRVLESGDFKVTIAGSSPSPVAQTLGAATPASIQFTMK; encoded by the coding sequence ATGAAACGATTTCGATTCTTATCGTCTTTGTTATTTGCCGGTGCCTTTTGCACTTCATTGTTTGCACAGCAGTTCCCCTATCAGGATCCAAGCAAAACGGTTGACGAACGCGTTGCTGATCTTGTTTCGAGAATGACGCTTCAGGAAAAAGCATACCAGATGATGAACAGTGCCCCCGGCATTGAACGACTGGGCTTGCTCCCGTTCGAATGGTGGAACGAAGCTTTGCATGGTGTTGCACGTACCGGACGAGCTACGGTTTTTCCTCAAAACATTGGCTTAGCGGCAACCTTTGATCCTGATCTCGTGAAACGGATCGGTGAAGCAATTTCAGACGAAGCATGGGCAAAATTCAACATTGCTCAACGAATGCAGAACTACGGCAAATATACCGGATTGACTTTCTATGCTCCCAATATTAATATTTTCAGAGATCCCCGCTGGGGTCGCGGACAGGAGACCTATGGAGAAGATCCGTATCTCACCTCGCGCATGGGAATTGCCTATGTACAAGGGATGCAGGGTAACGACCCTCATTTTTTGAAAACGGCAGCGTGTGCAAAACATTATGTTGTTCACTCAGGGCCGGAAGCATCGCGCCACTCGTTTGATGCCGAACCTCCGATGAAAGACTTCATGGAAACTTACACGCCGGCTTTCGAAGCATTGGTAAAAGAAGGCAATGTGCAGAGCGTGATGTGCGCTTATAACCGCACGTTCGGAAAACCGTGTTGCGGCAGCTCATTCCTTTTGTCGGAATTGCTACGTAAACGCTGGGGATTTCAGGGGTATATCACTACCGACTGCGACGCCATCACCAACTTTTACAAACATCACGGAGCTGCAAAATACGAAGCCGATGCTTGTGCATTAGCTATCAAGAGCGGTGTCAACCTCGATTGCGGTAACGAATTTCAAAGTCTCCCGGAAGCTGTAAAAAGAGGTTTAATCACAGAGAAAGAAATAGATCAGGCACTAAGCAAGCTTTTGGTAACTCGTTTCAAATTAGGATTACTTGACCCGGTAAACAACAACCCTTATTCAAAAATAGGTGAAGAAGTTATTGGTTGCAAAAAACATGTTGACCTGGCATACGAAGCTGCTGCAAAATCGATTGTTCTGTTGCAAAACAAGAACAATTTGCTTCCCTTAAAAAAAGAGATCAAATCGATTTTCGTGACAGGACCTTATGCTGCCAGTCAGGATGTTTTGATGGGTAATTACAACGGTGTAAGCGACCACCTGACTACCGTTCTCGAAGCAATTGTTGGAAAAGTAAGCGCCGGGACTTCTGTTTTTTATCGTCAGGGGGTAGAGCCAAGCGCTCCGAACCAGAATGCGAGCAACTATGCGTTCGGCGAAGGTGCTAATTCGGATGTAATCGTTGGTGTTTTTGGAGTTTCTGGTGTATTTGAAGGAGAAGAAGGCGAATCGACAGCATCAAATACTTTGGGCGACCGTCTGAACCTGAATATTCCTCAAAACCAGCTCGATTTTCTCCGCACCATGAAGCAACGGTCAAAAAAGCCGATCGTGTTGATTCTGACCGGAGGTAGTCCTGTTTGCACAGCCGAACTGTCTGAAATTGCCGATGCTATCATCTTTGTATGGTATCCTGGACAAGAAGGCGGACGCGCTGTTGCCGATGCTCTTTTCGGAGATGTAAATCCTTCCGGAAGACTGGCCATCACCTTCCCGAAATCAGTTGACCAACTACCTGCTTTTGACGATTACAGCATGAAAGGACGTACATATCGTTACATGACGGCAGAGCCGCTCTATCCGTTTGGATTCGGACTGAGCTATACCTCGTTCCAATACAGCGATATCGCCATTGACAAAGCAAAAATCAAAAAAGGAGAAACCGTAACTATCACTACCAAAGTGACCAATACCGGAAAATCGGATGGAGAAGAAGTGGTTCAGCTTTACGTAACCGACGTAAAAGCAAGTACCCGTGTGCCTCTCTATTCGCTCGACGGAGTGAAACGCCTGAAGCTGAAAAGCGGCGAATCTCAAACCGTTTCATTTCAGATTACGCCGCGTATGATGGAATTGGTGAATGACAACGGTGACAGAGTACTGGAAAGCGGCGATTTTAAAGTTACCATAGCAGGGAGTTCACCGTCACCGGTTGCACAAACACTGGGAGCTGCCACGCCGGCATCTATCCAGTTTACAATGAAATAA
- a CDS encoding DUF3857 domain-containing protein — MNPACHDGNKKKHFKTGSVNGLLQFVQSHLLLQLGMIFFLLSIPKWSVGQTFLHEFGKCSNEDFELKKYDKAPNADAVVIYDIGKSYFSESGGGFNVVFERKLKLKIFNKAGIKHANFDIPYYTGKNGDESVSELQGNVYNYENGSVRVSHLDTEKDYNEKQNEHWKIKKIAMPDVKEGSVVELAYTITSPYVFNFRNWEFQSHIPVIYSEYITKMIPFYEYTYILQGMPRFDDFKNYQSEGSEYSFAGVKYHEMIYDFVMKDLPGFKDESFITSEQDYIVKMDFQLSAMHYPDGRVEKIMRTWPELSKELLDNDYFGRYINAARKKAKDILLPLNLSALTKKDKAKIIFEYVISNYSWNKEVSKFVDKSVKDFSLSKTGNSASINLFMLAMLNEAGIEADPVVLSTRNHGKIKMDYPFEYFFNDVVAYAKLDSGTVVMDATEPLCTFNQIPTRCLNDRGLVVQKNKVEWIPLKGTTPSKEEYQLEIKLNSSLDSVRQSCKLISTGYDAVYYRDTYQSEKDKLKKKLLGSNALETEKLEADNLTQPEKPFLLRYEKNNAIDVVDGKLIIEPFGNTVMSENPLKQQLRSYPVDMTYQKTNKFYARIMVPAGYKLLSKPEDMSINNGLVRVIYTASAMDDQTVQIVASYEFKKDVYPSEDYSNLKAYINMIVSKFNDKIVLSKI, encoded by the coding sequence ATGAACCCAGCATGTCACGATGGAAACAAAAAGAAACATTTTAAGACTGGATCAGTAAACGGTTTGTTGCAATTTGTACAATCCCATTTGTTGTTACAATTAGGTATGATCTTCTTTTTGTTGTCGATTCCGAAATGGAGTGTAGGTCAGACATTCCTGCATGAATTCGGTAAGTGTAGTAATGAAGATTTTGAACTAAAAAAATATGATAAAGCCCCGAACGCCGATGCTGTTGTTATTTATGATATTGGCAAATCCTATTTCTCGGAAAGTGGAGGTGGGTTCAATGTCGTTTTTGAAAGAAAGCTAAAGCTTAAAATTTTCAATAAAGCGGGAATTAAACATGCGAATTTTGATATCCCTTATTATACAGGGAAGAACGGCGATGAAAGTGTATCAGAATTGCAGGGGAATGTGTATAATTATGAAAATGGCAGCGTTAGGGTCTCGCACCTAGATACTGAAAAAGATTATAACGAGAAACAAAATGAACACTGGAAAATAAAAAAAATAGCCATGCCAGATGTAAAGGAAGGTTCTGTTGTAGAATTAGCCTATACAATAACCAGTCCGTATGTTTTCAATTTTAGAAATTGGGAGTTTCAATCTCATATTCCTGTGATTTATAGTGAATATATTACTAAAATGATTCCATTTTATGAATACACATACATTTTACAAGGTATGCCTCGTTTTGACGACTTTAAAAACTATCAATCAGAAGGAAGTGAATATAGTTTTGCCGGGGTGAAATATCACGAAATGATCTATGATTTTGTAATGAAAGATTTGCCCGGGTTCAAAGATGAGTCTTTTATAACTTCGGAGCAGGATTACATTGTGAAGATGGATTTTCAACTATCTGCAATGCATTATCCGGACGGAAGGGTTGAGAAAATTATGCGAACTTGGCCGGAATTATCAAAAGAATTGCTTGATAATGATTATTTTGGCAGATATATCAATGCGGCACGGAAAAAAGCGAAGGATATACTACTTCCGCTTAATCTTTCTGCATTGACAAAAAAAGATAAGGCGAAAATAATATTCGAATACGTAATATCTAATTATAGCTGGAATAAAGAGGTTTCTAAATTTGTGGATAAAAGCGTGAAGGATTTCTCTCTGTCAAAAACAGGGAATAGCGCCAGTATCAATTTATTTATGTTGGCGATGTTGAATGAAGCCGGAATAGAAGCAGATCCTGTGGTTTTAAGTACAAGAAATCATGGCAAAATCAAGATGGATTATCCGTTCGAGTATTTTTTTAATGATGTTGTGGCGTATGCAAAACTTGATTCGGGAACTGTTGTGATGGATGCAACAGAGCCTTTGTGTACTTTTAATCAGATTCCTACACGTTGCCTAAATGATAGAGGGTTGGTGGTGCAAAAAAACAAAGTGGAATGGATACCTCTTAAAGGAACAACGCCATCGAAGGAAGAATATCAGCTCGAAATTAAATTGAATAGCTCGCTGGATAGTGTACGTCAGAGTTGTAAGCTGATATCGACCGGTTACGATGCTGTATATTATCGGGATACGTATCAAAGTGAGAAAGATAAGCTGAAAAAGAAATTGTTGGGGAGTAATGCTCTGGAAACTGAAAAACTGGAAGCAGATAATCTGACTCAACCGGAAAAGCCGTTTCTGCTGAGATATGAAAAAAACAATGCTATTGATGTTGTTGATGGTAAATTAATTATAGAGCCGTTTGGAAATACGGTTATGAGCGAAAACCCATTGAAGCAACAACTCCGTAGCTATCCTGTTGATATGACTTATCAGAAAACAAATAAATTTTACGCTCGCATCATGGTACCTGCCGGATATAAACTATTATCGAAGCCGGAAGATATGTCAATTAACAATGGCTTGGTGCGTGTTATTTATACGGCAAGTGCTATGGATGATCAAACTGTTCAGATAGTTGCTAGTTACGAGTTTAAAAAGGATGTTTATCCCAGCGAAGACTATTCGAATCTGAAAGCATATATAAATATGATTGTTAGTAAGTTCAACGATAAGATTGTTTTGTCGAAGATCTGA
- the xylA gene encoding xylose isomerase yields the protein MSTKVYFPSVEKIKFEGKDSKNPMAFRYYDPEKVVYGKPMKEWFKFCMAWWHTLCAEGGDPFGGGTQKHPWVGAADALQAAKDKMDAGFEFMQKIGIEYYCFHDIDLISEGGSIEEYEANLKAIVEYAKQKQAETGIKLMWGTANVFSHARYMNGASTNPNFDAAARAMLQIKNAIDATIELGGKAYVFWGGREGYMSLLNTNMKREKQHLGTMLQMARDYGRAKGFKGVFLIEPKPMEPMKHQYDVDTETVIGFLKEFGLENDFKVNIEVNHATLAGHTFEHELQCAVDAGMLGAIDANRGDVQNGWDTDQFPVDIFELTQAMLVILQGGGMQGGGTNFDAKIRRNSTDNDDLFIAHIGAMDVMARALEAAAAILEESPYKQMVADRYASFDAGKGKEFEEGKLTLEDVVAYAKSVGEPKQISGKQELYEALVNMYI from the coding sequence ATGAGCACAAAAGTTTATTTTCCTTCAGTGGAAAAAATCAAATTTGAAGGCAAAGACAGCAAAAATCCTATGGCCTTCCGTTATTACGATCCTGAAAAGGTTGTTTATGGCAAACCTATGAAAGAATGGTTCAAATTCTGTATGGCATGGTGGCACACACTGTGCGCAGAAGGTGGCGATCCATTTGGTGGTGGCACACAAAAACACCCTTGGGTTGGTGCTGCTGATGCACTTCAGGCTGCAAAAGACAAAATGGATGCAGGTTTCGAATTCATGCAAAAAATTGGCATCGAATACTACTGCTTCCACGATATCGATTTAATCAGCGAAGGTGGTAGCATCGAAGAATACGAAGCAAACCTGAAAGCTATCGTTGAATATGCAAAACAAAAACAAGCTGAAACCGGCATCAAACTGATGTGGGGTACAGCAAACGTATTCAGCCACGCACGTTATATGAACGGTGCCAGCACCAATCCTAACTTTGACGCTGCTGCTCGTGCTATGCTTCAAATCAAAAACGCTATCGACGCAACTATCGAACTGGGTGGTAAAGCATACGTATTCTGGGGTGGTCGTGAAGGTTACATGAGCTTGCTCAACACCAACATGAAACGCGAAAAACAACACCTCGGCACCATGTTGCAAATGGCTCGCGACTACGGTCGTGCAAAAGGGTTCAAAGGCGTGTTCCTGATCGAACCGAAACCAATGGAACCAATGAAACACCAATACGATGTTGACACAGAAACTGTAATCGGCTTCCTGAAAGAATTCGGTTTGGAAAACGATTTCAAAGTAAACATCGAAGTAAACCACGCGACATTGGCAGGTCACACATTCGAACACGAATTGCAATGTGCCGTTGATGCAGGTATGCTGGGTGCTATCGACGCTAACCGCGGTGATGTTCAAAACGGTTGGGATACAGACCAATTCCCAGTTGACATCTTTGAATTGACACAAGCTATGCTTGTTATCCTTCAAGGTGGTGGCATGCAAGGTGGTGGTACCAACTTCGACGCTAAGATCCGTCGTAACTCTACCGACAACGATGATTTGTTCATCGCTCACATCGGTGCTATGGATGTAATGGCTCGCGCTTTGGAAGCTGCAGCTGCTATCCTCGAAGAATCTCCTTACAAACAAATGGTTGCTGATCGTTACGCTTCTTTTGACGCTGGCAAAGGTAAAGAATTCGAAGAAGGCAAACTGACCCTCGAAGATGTTGTTGCTTATGCTAAATCTGTTGGTGAACCTAAACAGATCAGCGGAAAACAAGAATTGTACGAAGCACTCGTAAACATGTACATCTAA
- a CDS encoding DUF3857 domain-containing transglutaminase family protein: protein MKFERIMYPTIFSTSRMIVFAIVFLSQLQIHLRAQEVNAEVVDYKSVCVFDKSKLSQSKSVTVQVNNRAGEEYGEVKIYYSKADKLTDVSVRLEDRNGILIRTLGKNELSDRSAISEGALYEDSYVKQALVKHNVYPYRVTYSYTIVSKNYIEIADWTPVVYNDIPTRNATLKVVIPKNVKFEVTTMSVDTCQKDSTVSSLEMVWKSRYNKQIKNEVFAEKENFYPRVIVVPGVFNYGVEGESRSWTSLGKWYANLTRGLDNLPDEEKTKVQHLISGLKDKRDIIRKLYRYLQDNTRYINISIGIGGLKPYPASYVAQNRYGDCKALTTYMKALLKAAGIDSKYVLIYAGDQPRSLIRQAVFPQFNHVILAVPVDRDTIWLENTSPVNPFGYMGLFTQNREALLVDEQESHLVHVPALHRQDAVNERMFNFRFSSAGHATVNWSSIFKGQDFDRFTQINTSLNEELKDRIIRDYIPFKNYEVLDWHIERADRDSSFIKFNASFNVYKYLKSLGTDMYFSLYPVEIPNFIQPALRTLPLEIPYPVGGVDSLVYYYPDKYGLKGMMKDVNIDTKFGTYSCVFHPDKEKLLVIKKINIYAGRYSLSQYSEFYEFIKYIKEIDTANVLLQRAD, encoded by the coding sequence ATGAAGTTCGAACGGATCATGTATCCGACAATCTTTTCCACAAGCAGAATGATTGTGTTTGCAATTGTATTCCTAAGTCAGTTGCAAATTCATTTACGTGCTCAGGAGGTTAATGCTGAGGTGGTTGACTATAAGAGTGTTTGTGTTTTTGATAAATCAAAATTATCTCAAAGCAAGTCGGTAACCGTTCAGGTTAACAACAGGGCGGGGGAAGAGTATGGGGAAGTGAAAATCTATTATTCTAAAGCAGATAAATTAACAGATGTCTCGGTTCGTCTTGAAGATCGGAATGGAATACTTATTCGTACGTTGGGCAAGAATGAATTATCAGACCGGAGCGCTATCTCGGAAGGTGCTCTTTATGAAGATAGTTACGTTAAACAGGCATTAGTGAAACATAATGTTTATCCCTACAGGGTAACATATTCATATACAATAGTCTCTAAAAATTACATTGAGATAGCAGACTGGACTCCGGTGGTTTATAATGATATACCGACTCGAAACGCAACTCTGAAGGTTGTTATTCCGAAAAATGTGAAATTTGAAGTTACGACAATGAGCGTGGACACCTGTCAGAAAGATTCGACAGTATCTTCTCTGGAGATGGTTTGGAAAAGTCGATATAATAAACAAATCAAGAACGAGGTGTTTGCTGAAAAAGAGAATTTTTATCCAAGAGTGATCGTTGTGCCTGGAGTCTTCAATTATGGTGTTGAAGGTGAATCGCGAAGTTGGACTTCTTTGGGAAAATGGTATGCAAATCTCACCCGGGGGCTCGATAATTTGCCTGATGAAGAAAAAACTAAAGTTCAACATCTGATATCGGGACTGAAAGATAAACGAGACATTATTCGGAAACTATATCGGTACCTTCAGGATAATACTCGATATATCAATATTTCTATCGGGATTGGCGGGCTTAAACCTTACCCGGCTTCTTATGTGGCTCAAAATCGGTATGGTGATTGTAAGGCTCTTACCACATATATGAAAGCTCTGTTGAAAGCAGCCGGCATTGACTCCAAATATGTTTTGATTTATGCAGGTGATCAGCCTCGCAGTTTGATTAGACAAGCGGTCTTTCCCCAGTTTAATCATGTAATTTTGGCCGTGCCGGTAGATAGAGATACTATATGGCTGGAGAATACAAGTCCAGTAAATCCATTTGGATACATGGGTTTGTTTACTCAAAACCGTGAAGCCTTGTTGGTAGATGAACAAGAAAGTCACCTCGTTCATGTGCCTGCATTGCATCGTCAGGATGCTGTCAATGAACGCATGTTCAACTTTAGGTTTAGTAGTGCAGGTCATGCAACTGTTAATTGGTCTTCGATATTCAAGGGGCAGGATTTTGATAGATTTACGCAAATCAATACTTCGTTGAACGAAGAATTGAAGGATAGAATTATAAGAGATTATATTCCATTTAAGAACTACGAGGTTCTCGATTGGCATATTGAACGGGCGGATCGGGATTCTTCTTTTATAAAGTTCAATGCCAGTTTTAATGTCTATAAATATCTTAAATCACTGGGTACAGATATGTACTTTAGCCTTTATCCTGTTGAGATTCCCAATTTTATACAGCCGGCTTTACGAACTTTACCCCTTGAAATTCCCTATCCTGTTGGCGGAGTCGATAGTTTGGTTTATTATTATCCTGATAAATATGGGTTAAAAGGCATGATGAAGGATGTCAATATAGATACAAAATTCGGGACTTATTCATGTGTTTTTCACCCCGATAAAGAAAAGCTGCTTGTGATAAAAAAAATAAATATTTACGCAGGACGATACTCGTTGTCTCAATATTCAGAATTTTATGAATTCATTAAATACATCAAAGAAATTGATACTGCGAATGTTTTATTACAACGGGCTGATTAA
- a CDS encoding HAD family hydrolase, protein MIKLVIFDLDGTLLDTIYDLAHSCNYALELHHYPTHTIEAYRFFVGNGMNKLVERALPESDRNPATIAKVKRDFLLYYADHSTEFTRPYPGITELLETLQNKGIKLAVASNKIDSATKYLTKRFFPDIKFSTVLGQREDFPIKPDPSIVYEIMKNADTGKEETLYVGDSGVDVETALNAGVRLVSVLWGFRPKAELEAKGATLFVEEAREILNLLNK, encoded by the coding sequence ATGATTAAGTTAGTAATTTTCGATTTAGACGGAACACTTTTAGACACCATATACGACCTGGCTCACAGCTGTAATTACGCGCTCGAATTACACCACTACCCTACTCACACAATAGAAGCTTATCGTTTTTTTGTGGGCAACGGAATGAATAAACTGGTTGAACGTGCGCTCCCCGAGAGCGACAGAAACCCGGCTACCATCGCGAAAGTCAAAAGAGATTTTCTACTCTACTACGCCGATCATTCAACTGAATTTACCCGTCCTTATCCCGGAATAACGGAACTACTGGAAACGTTGCAGAACAAGGGCATCAAACTTGCCGTTGCATCAAACAAGATAGACTCTGCCACGAAATATCTGACCAAGCGCTTTTTCCCTGACATCAAGTTTTCCACAGTACTTGGTCAACGTGAAGATTTTCCCATAAAACCGGACCCTTCCATCGTCTATGAAATTATGAAGAATGCTGATACCGGTAAAGAAGAAACGCTGTATGTCGGAGATTCGGGCGTGGATGTAGAAACAGCGCTGAATGCGGGGGTTCGTTTGGTTTCGGTACTTTGGGGCTTCCGTCCAAAAGCGGAACTCGAAGCAAAAGGAGCCACTCTATTTGTTGAAGAAGCCAGAGAAATTCTGAACCTCCTCAACAAATAG